AAAATCAGCTATATGCTAAGAAATCAAAATGCAGTTTTAGGGGTGCTCAAGTAGAATACTTGGGTCTTATCATTTCTCAGCATGGAGTGGCTACTGATCCCACAAAAGTTGAAGCAGTCAAAACATGGCCAATCCCTACTAATGTCAAACAATTGAAAGGGTTTGTAGGGCTTACTGGCTATTATAGAAGGTTTGTTTCAGGCTATGGCACAATAGCTAAACCATTAACAAAGTTGCTTCAAAAGGATGCATTTGTATGGTCTGAAGAATCCCAGTTAGCCTTTGATACTTTGAAGCAAGCAATGATTCAAGCACCTGTTTTAGCCCTACCAGATTGGTCTCAAGAGTTCATTATAGAAACTGATGCAAGTTCTAAAGGGCTGGGAGCTGTATTGATGCAAAATAAGCATCCAATTGCTTATGTAAGTAAAGCTCTTTCAGCAAGGCAATGTGCATTATCAGTATATGAGAAGGAATTATTGGCTATACTATTAGCTGTGAAGCATTGGCATCAGTATTTGATATTGAAGCATTTCACTATTCGAACTGATCAGAAAAGCCTAAAGCATTTATTGGAACAGAAGATCACCACCCCTCTCCAACACACTTGGTTAAGCAAGTTGATGGGGTATGACTATGACATTGTATACAAAAAAGGAGTGGACAACAATGTGGCTAATGCTCTCTCCAGAGTTCATAGTTCCATTATTTTTTCTTTGACGATTTCTTCTTATGATCCATTATTACTGAACAAAATCAAAGATCATTGGTCTAATGATTTACAAGCCCAACAGTTAATTCATAGATTGAGCCAAGGAGAAATTATCAAACACATGAAGTGGGATGGGGTATTATTAACCAGGAAGTCCAAGCTTTGGATTGGAAATCAAGAAGATTTAAGAAGGGATATTTTGTCACTATGTTATTCTTCAGCTGTAGGTGGTTATTCTGGCATACAACCCACTATTCAGAGGTTCAAGCAATTATTTTATTGGAAGAGGGCTAACAAAGACATTAAGAAATGGGTTAAATTTTGTGTTATATGTCTACAAGCTAAGTATGAAGCTGTTGCAACTCCGGGGTTATTGAATCCACTTCCTGTACCACAATCTATATTTACTGACATCTCAATGGATTTCATCAGTGGCTTGCCAAAATCTGAGGGTAAGGATTGTATTTTAGTGGTAGTTGACAGATTAACTAAATATGCACATTTCATAGCCCTCAAACATCCATTCACAGCAGTTAAAGTTGCCCAAGTGATGTTAGACAATGTGTTCAAACTCCATGGTTGTCCACTAAATGTTGTTTCAGATAGGGATCCAATTTTTATGAGTTTGTTTTGGAAGGAATTTTTGAAACTTCAAGGTATTGATCAAGGTCTCTCAACTGCCTATCATCCTCAATCGGATGGTCAAACTGAAGTTTTGAATAGGTGCCTGGAGACATATCTTCGATGTATGGTTATGTCAGCTCCTGCAACTTGGTTTCAGTGGCTTTCATTGGCCGAGTGGTGGTATAATACCACCTGACATTTTGCCATTAAGATGCCTCCATTTAAAGCCCTATATGGGATTGATCCTCCACTGTATCTtccttatattcccagtacttcATCTATTCATTCCATAGATGAATTGTTCAAAGGCAGAGATACTATGTTGGTTCTTTTAAAGCAGTCATTGGAAAGGGCTAGAAATCGCATGAAACAATTTGCTGACAATCATAGAAGTGAGCGCAGTTTTGAGGAAGGGGATTGGGTTTATCTCAAACTTCAACCTTATGTGCAGACTTCACTGAGACTGCACAAATATTCCAAATTATCACCAAAATTTTATGGACCATTCCAGGTCATTAAAAAATTGGTACAACTGCTTACACTTTGGCCCTTCCTTCGGATTCACAACTACATCCAACTTTTCATGTTTCTCTTTTAAAAAAGGCTCCTGCACCTGGTGATCAACCAATATTTTACCTCAGCAAAATAGTTCTGTGCTGCAACCTTGGGCCATTTTGGACAGGAAATTAGCTCGAAGTGGAAACAAGCCGATAGTTAAATTTTTGGTTCAATGGAAAGATCTTCCCTCTCATGATGCAACTTGGGAAGAAGCTGAATCTTTCATGACACGATTTCCTGATTTCAAGATTGATTCTTGAGGTCAAGAATCTTAATGGAGGGAGTTTTGTTACATGTTAATAAGTAGAGGGACTCATTTTGTAATAAATGATAAGTCAAGGATTAGATTGTAAAGAGTTAGTTAGTCATTTGTAATACCGTTAAATAGTTAGTAACGATTTGTAACAGATCATCTTGAAAATGAATTGATTTCGATTTCCCTCTCTACGATTCTCTTCAGTTCTTATCGTAACAGTATGGTAGTCAAAAAACACAAATCGAATAAGAAGATAGATGTAGATGTAGAAGAAATTCGTTAATCCTCACCGATTcttcatacatacacacatacatacatccTTGAAGCACATAGCCAACCCTAGGTAAGCTTCTTTAGGGTTGGTCACTCACACTATAGACACCCCTACAAATGAGGAAAACTATCCTCTTGATAGCAAGCATTGCAAGTCTTGAAACTCAAAGCAATTGTCGTCGCCTCTATTGGCTTTCACGCGCAACTAAATGACTTTCCCATTATCATCGTGACCATCAACCGAGCTACTAGATACATTCATTGTCGTTGTCGGCAAGTCTCCAAAGCACCTACCCGCCACAGGTCGCCCCTCCTTCTTTCTAAGCTCTCTAGCatcactctctttctctctaaaAACTATGGTGGAAATGAGATGACAAAAATGTAAAAAGATTTATATAGGTAGGTTGGAACAAGTGGGTATTAAAAAGTGTTTTTGTATATCGCGTGTATGAATCTTATCCCATAATTTTAACGTTCCGTACACATGCTTAATAATCTTTCAAATAAAAATTATTTAATGTGCATGTACTTCATCAAAGTTAATAAAAACTAGGATTAAGCACCTCCGTGTTGAGGCGGGGGCAAACAACAATGTCACACTACTGTCAACGATCACCAACACtaaagttgcggcgtgttaatgtaAAGAAAGTaaatcgaaacgtaaaacatataaaagaataactaagtcgatctaggacccgcatgttacgatgaacctgtcaaacggaaaAAAAATAGACAACGTAAAAATGTTTAACACAGATGCACGTcgcgccgtgttaactcgcaaaatttagaacggaaCGTAAAGCGAaaattttgcgaaaaatgaaaagtatagagaaccaaagttgaaagtaaaaaagttgtgaggttaaattgtaaaagatgataTACAATAGCTTAATACATACAAGTGTTACAAATTATATCTATACTAGGAGCCACATGTTGGATAATGGCTAAGGGAGGAGCTTGAAGTTCAAGCCTCACTACACATGGTTTTATGCTTGCTACTGACTCACGCGTTATCATGTGGCACCCTACGCAATAATCAGTTGTACTCTCTTGTGGCTTAAAGTTGTAAACCCACATTGGGTACAATCATAAGATCATAAGATGCATAATACATCTACAAAGCTTGATGTACAAGCTTTAATGCAAcaaaatgttgcaaattatatagtatataatataatataatataatataatgtaatttttctttatttaaaaattaatTGTGTTGCGAGCGTAGACCACGTGTACGTGTCCTTTAATTATTGTTATCGTGATAATTTATGATTACGACGACGTTTCTACGTAACTCTTTTTCAAGTTTTACACGAGGTCATAATCGTTAATGTCTCCTAAGGACATTTTCCATCACATCAGCATCATAACGTCTCTTTAAAACCTGTCTAATGGTTAACGCTCTTTCAATCATTGCTTTCCAAAAATTTCTTCTTATTTGGCGCTTTACTAGAAACGTCCCTCCATGTTCATGCCTCTATAACGccggggggagggggggggggggagggggtgtTGAGGGCGTTTTCAAGCCCTTTCACGCCCCTAAAATGTTCATTACGCGTGGTTTAACACTAGTTATATGTATTGACATGAATCATCAAGATACGATGCCAAATATATATGATCGAATAACAATTAGTTTTAGGGAAATTTAGACATATGATAATTAGCGAATCTCTCACCAAAACTAACAAATATGTCTAAAATCAGaagcaaattgattttgaaaccAAAAATATTTAATTTCCAAATTTAGCATCTTGACTACTATAAATACATCTAAAAAGAGATTGAAGGTACCACCACCGATCAAAATGACACCATTCAACTTCAACATGCTTATGTTTATGGCCATGTTGGTTGCACCCATGGCCTTGGCGACCCAGCACGTGGTGGGCGATAACGACGGATGGAGTAATCCGAGGTACCCAGAGTTCTACGCCGAGTGGGCATCCTTACACACCTTCAACGTCGGAGACACTCTCTTTTTTAACTTTACCAAAGAAGCCCATGATGTCGCGGAAGTTCCTCAAGAAGCGTACGATCAATGTCATACCGAAGGCGCTAAAGTCATCATCAAAAGTGCTGGCGCGGTCAAGTTGACCAGCTGCGGAGCACACCACTACATCTCTACGCGTAAGGGTGATTGCGAGACACATCAGAAGGTAGCCTTATATGTCCAACCTTCCTCCGTTTGAACTTTTAAATTTTTATCTACGGAGGAGGTTAGTATTGTGACTGAAATGGAATAAAAGTTGTATGTTTTGGCTTATAATATAttcgtataaaataaataaattataaaacaCTATGGATGATTTGTGTCGTGTGTGTGTTGATTTCaggattttgtttttattttacaaaaaattGTCAATCGAAGAGCTTACTTGCACTTACGCTTGTTTAATCCTTCCCAACAGTGGATCCGTGTGACTTTTGTCTTGTGTTTAATGGGAATATACTTCaactttttttaatcattttttcgTTGCGTTGTTTAATGCGAATATACATGAACATTATTAACACTGTCCGAATATCTCTCTGAATCGTGTTAAAATCACTTTCAGAATGATCAATTTCATTTGTAATCAAGGATAATATAAGAATATAATGCAAGTTTAGGTCTTAAAACCTGGATTTGGAGATGGTGGGTTTCGGCTACTTAGTGCTGTCTGCGGTCGCTCGCGTATTGGGTTGACTTTTGCCACTGGATTACCCCGAGTAGCCAGGCTTTTATTTCGTTGGCCGTTTCAAAACATAGAATCCTCCAATTATACTAAAATAATTTTGATGACAATGTAATCATCAACAACTTCATTTTAACTTCAAATCACAGGATACGTTAATCGAGAAAATTGTGTTGTTTGTAGCTATTTTAATATTTATTCTGTATTCTAATTTCTAAGAGTAAAAAAGGATTGTGGAGGGAATCCTAGTCCTAGTACTCTTTTGGGTACTCATCATCTCACCCTGCAAGGGTTTTGATGTCAGCAAATAGCCTCGGTCACTACCTCCATGATATGGGCACCACAAGGGTCGAACCCGCGTCACTACAACTTCCCATTTCAACGTGACTTTCATTGGCTGCGGGTACCACTGGGCTATAAGACAATTGGTAATTTCTAAGGAGTAAGGACATGAATCTTGTGTTGACACCAGCTACAAAATCACCTTGGTGTTTTTTGAAAGTTTTTGATATTAATCTTTCTGTTTATTTGAAAACTGATTCTAATATATAACTACTTAGAATCGAAAACGTTGTAAATCTTACTAATAGACATTTCAAACACTTGCACTATGTTTCTGAAATTCCTTTTATTTAGTGATTTGTTTTATTAAtcaataatttttttaaattccGTTTATTTACGAGGTAtctaatgttttgttttattaatcaatgattttatttttattttgtttctgTGACCGATGTTGAAAAATGTTTTTGACTTTTGTTCCAAATCAACAACAATGGCTGAGTGAGAAGCAATTGTTTGATAAGAAAAAAAAATCCGTTCAATTATGAAGCAAGCATGTGTTTTGATCAACAAGAAATGTAAATGGAGATGAGTTTGTTTTTGAAGGATATTATTATCATTAGGGGgtggggtggtcatcactcattactcacaacacccaatcaagttctgtcatgtcatcaaccatttttctatcactcacaaccttttttagtgccAATGTCCATCACTCAACACCAAAaaataaaccctcacaccccctcacatcATACCTTTCATCATGCGTGAACTATATCACGGAAATGGAAATCCACGCGTTGAAGTTGAGCAGTGGCGGTGGGTTGTTGCAGCTCATCACTCGTGGACAATTTCTATCACTGAGAAAATCATCCCCACCCCCAGTCCCCTTAGTCAAATATTTCATTAAAACTTTCCTTGGGTGGTGAAAGGATTCTTAAATTCCTCCAAATAAAGAAATTTGATGGAATTCTTTCCATTCCAACGCCTAACCAAACATGATTTTAGAAGGAATTCATTTCAGTTCCATAGAATTCCACGAACCAAACGAAGCCTAAAGGATAATTGTGTTCTAAAGTCTTTTTTTATGGGGAGTTAGGAAAAAAATAGAAGATTAAGGGATATGCCAATGTCAACATTCTTGTCAAGTTGGCATGGTCGAAAATGGTTGAACTCGACCAAGCCTTGTATAGATATTTCTATCAAATACATTAACCTTAACCTCTAGGATATACACATTTAAATCATCTAATCCAATAATTTAAATGATCAAGCAAGCTGTTGTAAACATGTTAGACATGATTGAAGACTTAAGCTAATATATACTTGATACATAAATGACTCGTCGCGTCACGTGTGATAATTGTGTGAGTCCAAAATTCTTTATCGCGCTTCTCTTATTTCACCCTTTAATCATAACTTATCACAAAATGTCGTCTAAATCTTCGTTATTAACTATTTAATATATCATTCATTTTACTTGTGTAATACTTGAGTCTCTAATTACTTGTATAATACATGAGTCTCTAACCTAGTAAAACTTATATTTATATTCAAATTCAAAAGGGTTTACATCCAAATTTAAGAGGGTGATGCCATGTTTAGAAGATACTCATTCATAGAAATGCCTAGCAAAATATTTATTAGAAGGTGAAAAAATAGACGGGTCACATTCGATAATTGTCTATTTGTTTATGAAAATTAAACGCTCATAGTGTCATTCAGTTTTATTTCTTATTCATTTTTTGTTATTAAATTATACATATTAACATCGATAATATGATTTCTTAGGTTTTATTTTAATCTTTATACGATAAATAATATGCGTCTTGAACACATTtagtttaatatattttgatttttctTTAATAATTTGTGCTCGTTAACTTTCGTTAAAAGTTTAATAAGCATATGTGTTTAAGTTTTGTTTCTCGACATTCGAATATGTGTTTTTTGTTGAAGTAAAATAAAGTATTTCTTTTAGTATTATAAGCTATAGCCATTGTTAGTATCGTACTtcgaaccaaaccaaaccgatATCGACATCGGTATTATCTGGTATTATCTGAACTGATGTCAGtatttttttttatagtttttgatCGATATAAATACATGTCAGTATCCTATTGGCCATATCATGACTATAATTTTCGAATTTTCTCTTTTGGTTGTACTGACGTCGTAACAAACATCGATAACAATGATACCAACTGAATTGCCGCCGTAACATGCGGAAGGAATTTTACTAGTTAAAAATTATAAGGGAAATCTTACCAATTTCATCATTTCACCATTttcaaaatgtcacacccccgtCAAGGCGGAAACTTGGGGATGCAATGAACCAAAAGCTATCATGGCAATGTCTCAACTAAGTAAGATGTTCATGCAGTCTAGTCCTCAAATGCAATCTATACTAGAGCCAAGTCTTAGCTATCTCAATTGTTTTCACCTGAAAAACATGTTAAAAATGGTCAACTATAAAGTTGGGAAGCATGTATGTTTGATTTTTTAGTAAAACGATAAAACAAGTTAGAAGTCAACAGGATTGAGTAGTACTATTCTGGTTGACACTCAAACTCTTACTCGTGGTACCGCTAGCTAAAGTACACGAATGCCACATAAACGACACCTGGGTGAATATCTCCAATCTGAAACATGAAACTAATTTATAATTTTTTCTTGTTTGTTCtccaatttactaaatgtgttgCATAGGAAATATTTTGTTGGATTGGATTTAGTTAAGTATCAAACAATTCTTGTTAAGATGGTGAGTGTTGTTGAATGTAATCTCCCAATTTGGAATATTACTAGTTGTGCACCAATGCTTATCATGTATTAGATGCTTCCACAAGCAATTATGTGAATATAGGGTTTTGTATAGGAATTATGTCTAATGTAAGGCTATTATATTACACTTGATTGTTCACATAATGCATCAAGTCATTGTTAAAGTCGAAGCTTGGTCAAAGTCAACCTGCAAATTTGGTGATGGTTGTCACATAAAAATCCAGATTAGAGCTTCAGTTGTGAAAAGAAAGTTTTATTAAGATGATTTCTTATTTAATTTACGTCAAATATTACCGACGTATTGTTTTTTCTTGTTCATCTTTTTGTTGTAATAACGACGCGGTATATGTTATTGTATTAATGATGGACTCGTAACAATTTCTTTTTAAACGACAACTCTTTACATTTAAATACCACATAACTTTTCATTGGTACGGATTCAAATTCACGTTACTTTTACGATTATAACTTTAGGCTGGTAAATTTACGATtattagtgttttggtcaaaaatcacacaatgataatgtaaccaaatctgatttttgtgAGGTTGAGTGCTTGATTATATGAACGAATAGAAAATGAAATCAATgatgaacaccgagatttatacgaggaaaaagcccttgatcaatgaatgatctccggcataaaaaacctcgggtgatggaaactaccgatcaccaactatattgcaTAAAAAGATTACAACTTTGGAAGATATTGAGCTTGTTACAAGGAattctagtgtgtgtgtgtgtgtgtgtgttcgagAGCGAGTAGCAGAAGTGTTGTGTCAAAAAAAGTGTGTTCTACCAGCTCAATATCCCCTAAAATAATAGGTAAATCTGCTAACAACTAACTTCGCGAAAAATATGGAAGCTCCCACGTTCATTACCCATGACCATTGTGAAAATATCACATGTGTGGCATCTTGAACGAATATTACCCGAAATTCCAGCTGAGAATTAGTCCACTATGTCCATTATCTGCATATAAACGTTAAAAACGTGACAATTGTTAAAAACATAAACAATAgtaaggatcctagatcctcagaCTCCCTGCATCATCcgttaaggatccgtgatccatgcccagtctcaggatagatgatccttagcataaaattcacaccctaacaattgcccccaatatgGTAGTTGTGATAAGGATTCACAACTGTCATATTTCCGTtagaagcggactagccgttgctgcTGGTAACTAGACGTTACACTGCCTGTCGTCACAAATAAGAACTGCTATAATCATCAGTGTAAAATAAAGAGTTAGAGATAACTCCTCAAATGCCTTTACAGACAAGAAGATCCTTCTGTTTGTGGAGAATGAATCCTTCTACACCGTGCGCTATTAACCTTCCCGCACTTTAATTTCTGCATAGACACTTTAACTGTTAGATAGCCCTATCCGGCCTGGGTGGGTGGTCCACGGTTTTGCTGGTGAAATCCAGGCCAGATGATTTTGATACATAATGAATGGGTAATAACATTAAACTTTTTTAGCTACATCTGTTGTTGTTTCTTCCCTTTTTATGTTTCATGTATGCATTCTATTTTCAAagatatcatcgccaaacaactGGAAAGTTATTGGAAATCTGATGACAATGTTAAACTTTTTACAGAAAACTTGAAGTGCTCAGACAAATGTGGATCAATGATCCTTAACCAAAAAGGATAAGTGACAACTTGCAGCTTAGAAAAAGTTAGAATATAACataccagagaatccaagttaggattctaTATCCTTGTAAATTATTACTGAATAAACAAGCTGTGAAAAGTAAAGtttcaaggatccaggatccttattgTCAGAACTTGATTAACTTTAGAGCTCCAAGATCCTGTAAGAAAAACAAACTTGGGACCAAGCCAAATAATTGGGAATGAACCcataataactggggacaagcccacataaactggggacaagcccaaataaattggggacaagcccaacaaactggggacaagcccaaataaacgggtttaaactggggtcaagcccaaataaacttgtgtaaactggagtacgacccaaactggcgactatccaaacgtGAGCGACATGAAAATTCCGAAACCTTAGCTAACATGAAAACGTtggaaaccttaggaacggatgtatggtacgtctaccattatacttgGATCCtaaatacagccagtacaatgaaattgtcagcccctaatgcgggtactggtcccactgcctttAACTGCATTAGGATAATCGTGCGCAGCTGGCGAAGGTGTAAGAACCTGATTCGTAGAAGGTAATAGATACCTTAGCTGGGGACAAGTctaaaaactggggacaagccctaCAAATTGGGGGCAAGCCCAAAAAACTAGGGATAAGCCCAAAAACTTTGGAGAGTTAGCCAACCACTTTGATCTTTtgtaaaatgataacaactctgcaaaagcttaaactttgtgaaaatagatgttaaaATGTTTAACATCTTTGACTTATGATAAATAATAAgaataaaatgaatgaaaatgaaagtaatgtgttaccaaagatagaatcatatatcctttgaggatcctggatccttaatcagaatactggtatcgctgaggatccctgatccttcttacttTAAGTATTTTTTGAGatgaacagcattccaagctcttggtaggggatcaccatccattgttaaCAAACGATATGCCCCATTTCTTGCTTCAGTTTCAATTAGAtaggggccttcccactttggtgctagtTTGCCATCAGCCGAATTCGTAgtgttctggaatgctttccttaataccaaGTCACTAACTTGAAACTTTCTGaccctgacatttttgttgtatgCTCCACCTATTCTTTGTTGATAGCTAGCCAatcttatccttgccaaatccatgagttcttctatggtatccaggtcttgagtcaggctttcagcatttccttcaggatcataGATGCTTTTCCTCCTGGTGccttaggaagcttgccaactatatacattccccatctcatgaatggccaagaagaggatataggatgcagaGGCTCAGATGGTTGATGTAGgatattactgtgtctttgacaagcatcacacttctttgcatattccacagcatctttcttcatggtaggccaataatatcctgttctaaggatccttgagaacagtgCTCTGCctccagtgtggtttccacaatctccttcatggaaatccttcagaACCCTCTTGAATTTCTGGATCCTCGATGCACCTTagtatggacctgcaagagatcgtttatatgaCATGTTATTTagtattgtaaattgagataccttgactttgaaagctctaggattttctccagtaggaatctctccatgttgtatatatctcaggatcggaaggatccaggatcctgaactTGACTGTGCACCATCACTAGGTATGATTGCTGAATCCTCCACTATCTCCATAGTTGTGTGATCCTCAATAGCACGAGCTAAGATGTggataaatggaattttaatatcctctggaatcttcaGTGATGATCCAAGGTTGGCTAAAGCAGcagcttctgcattttcttccctgggtacctgtgTTAGACTGaaaaaaagcaaaagaatctgccaATTTCTTGACTATTTCTAAGTACTTGATTAGCTTTTTACCTTTGACAGCATAAGAACCGttataatgattagtaattaacaggGAATCGACGAATACTTGAAGATACTTGATCCTCATATTCTTAGCTAATTGCAAACAT
The Helianthus annuus cultivar XRQ/B chromosome 6, HanXRQr2.0-SUNRISE, whole genome shotgun sequence genome window above contains:
- the LOC110944851 gene encoding mavicyanin — encoded protein: MTPFNFNMLMFMAMLVAPMALATQHVVGDNDGWSNPRYPEFYAEWASLHTFNVGDTLFFNFTKEAHDVAEVPQEAYDQCHTEGAKVIIKSAGAVKLTSCGAHHYISTRKGDCETHQKVALYVQPSSV